The genomic interval GAATTATGCAGGAGGACATCGCCGCCCCGTTGCATCCACATATGCGCTCGGTAGGCCGAGCACAACACGCGCCTCTCGATTTTTGCGAATGAAAGCAGCGCGAACGGCGTGCCTTGCGGATCAGGAGCGCAGGAACGGCAGGTTGAAGCGGAAGGGCCTGCGGGCCGGGTCGATCAGCGGCGCTCCCGATATTTCCGGCGGCGGTTCGGCATAGGCCTTAAACTTTCCGGCGGCTTCGAGATCAGCGCGGCCCTTGCGCCGCTCCAGATCCTGGGCGACCAGCATACCCTTCTCGAACAGCCTGATTGGCGCCGCGATGTCCGGAAAAAATTCGGGCTTGATCCTGACCTTCATGCCCGGCCGGTCGGTATCGACCTGCGCCTGATAGATGATCAGCCGCTCCTCGACATCGATCATCAGCTTGCGCAGCAGCACGTTGCAGGCGGCGATCCGGCCATTCAGTGAATCGACGAAGGCCTGGAACAGGCCGATGAAGCGCTCGCGCCGCTGGCTTTCGTCCCGCATCTCGTGCTCCTCGCCGGAAATGCGCTCTGCCTCCGCCTTCAGCGCCCGCCGCTCAGCCTCCATCTGCTCCCAATGCGCCCTGTTGCCGTAGACGCCGATCCGGCCCTCGGTTGTCAGCGCCTTGGCGTTGAGTTCCTTCATTTTCAGGCGGGCGATATCGATGGAATCGACCAGCCGGCGCCGCTGCTCGACGATGTCGACGAGGCCGCGTTCGGCTTCCTTATGGCGTTCGATGATCGAAGTGCGCTGGCTGGCGATCAGCCTGGCGAGTGCATCCGATTTCGCCAGGAGGTCGAGCAGCCGCTCGATGACGGGCGCCTCGCGCACGCGTTCGGTATACATGCGCCACATCCGCTGGCGCGACGTCCAGCCGGCCATCTTCTCGCGCAACGTCAATCCGCGAAAACTGTCGAGATCGGCCGAAACCTCGGCCGTCATCCGGTCGAGCGAAAAGACCAGCCCGGCAAGCAATGCATCCAATGCGGCATTATCGGCGATGTGGGTCTGGAAACGCCCATTCTGTTCGAGGAAGACCTCGTCGGCCGACCGAGTCTCGTCACCGTCAAAGGCACGGATGCACGCCACACAATAGGCTGCCTCGGCCGCGATCTTCTCGGCGAGGTCGCCTGCGGCTTCACGCTGGCTGTCGAATGGCGGGGCTTTGCGCACCTGATCTCTCCAGGGAATCTCCTGCCCAACCTAGCCGCTTGCAGCGCCGAAGAAAACAGGCGGCGTCGGCCTCAGACCGGCTCGGCGATCCAGGCGCCGTTCATTTCGTCGTCCCAATGCCGGCGGCAGAGCGAGACATATTTCTCGTTGCCGCCGACGTCGATCTGCGCGCCTTCGTGCAACACCTTTCCCCCCGCATCGAGCCGCACCACCATCGTGGCCTTGCGCCCGCAATGGCAGATCGTGCGCACTTCGCGCATCTCGTCGGCGATCGCCAGCAGCTCCTGCGAGGCCGGAAACAGCTTGCCCTGAAAATCCGTTCTCAGCCCGTAGACCATGACCGGGATGCCGAGCCTGTCGACGATGCGGGCAAGCTGCCAGACATGGAGAGGAGTCATGAAATGCGCCTCGTCCACGAAGACGCAGGAGATCGACGCCCCATCGGCGTTCAGCGCCGTGATCAGCCGGAACAGATCCTCGTCCGGCTCGAACGGAATGGCACTCGCCTCCAGTCCGATCCGCGAACCGATGACGCCGCGACCGGCGCGCTCGTCAAAGGCGGCGATCAGTTGCACGGTACGCATGCCGCGCTCCTGATAATTATAGGAGGCCTGCAGCAGCATCGTCGATTTGCCGGCATTCATCGTCGAGTAGTTGAAATAGAGCTTTGCCATCCGAGTTCTCCTTGATCGGTTTATTGAAAGCTCCGACAGGCAAAGAAAAGCCCGTAACGGCAATAATCACAGGAATCGGCGCCAAAACCGGCCACTGCGAAAAATCTGCAGACGTCGCAATCGCACCCGTCGATACGACGCAAACACACTGAGGTCGCTTGTCAAACTGGGTTATTGGTGATTGGCTTGGGGAACTAAAGACTGGGAGTCTAATATGAAAACAATAAGCACATTCAAACTCGTCACCGCTACTGCCGTCGCTGCCCTCTCCGTCGCGACTGCTGCCTTCGCCGCCGATCCCGACAGCTGCTCCACCGTCCGCTTCTCGGACGTCGGCTGGACTGATATCACCGCCACCACCGCCACAGCATCCGTCGTCCTGAAGAGCATCGGCTATGAGACCGACGTCAAGGTTCTCTCGGTGCCGGTCACCTACACTTCGCTAAAGAACAAGGATATCGACGTCTTCCTCGGCAACTGGATGCCGACGCAGGAAAAGGATGTCCGCCCTTATATCGACGACAAATCGGTCGAATCCTTCGGCCCCAACCTCGTCGGCGCCAAGTACACGCTCGCAACCAACGCCAAGGGCGCGGAACTCGGCATCAAGGACTTCAAGGATATCGCCGCCCACAAGGACGAACTCGACGGAAAGATCTACGGTATCGAGCCCGGCAATGACGGCAACCGCCTCGTCATGGATCTGATCGAAAAGAACACCTTCGGCATGAAGGATATGGAAGTCGTCGAATCCTCGGAACAGGGCATGCTCGCGCAGGTCGCTCGCGCCGAGAAAGCAGGCAAGCCCGTCGTCTTCCTCGGCTGGGAACCCCATCCGATGAACACCAATTTCAAGCTGACCTACCTGACAGGCGGCGACGACGTCTTTGGTCCCGATTTCGGTGGCGCTAAGGTTTACACCAATGTCCGCGCCGGCTATCTCGGCGAATGCCCGAATGTCGGCGCGATGCTGAAAAACCTGACGTTCTCCCTCGACATGGAAAACCAGATCATGGGTAAGATCCTCAACGACGGCAAGGAGCCCGAGGCCGCGGCGACCGAATGGCTGAAGGCGAATCCTTCCGCCCTCGAGCCCTGGCTTGCGGGCGTCAAGACCCGCGACGGCAAGGGCGATGCGCTGGCCGCTGCCAAGACCAGCCTTGGCCTTTGATAATGTGAACGGGGCGGCTCGCCGCCCCTTTTCATTTTGTCCATAGTTGATTTTTTCGGATAGGCGCGCCCCTTGAATTGGATCACCGACTTTAAGATTCCCATTGGCCCCGGGGCCAAGTCCTTCGTGGATTGGCTCACCTCGAACGGCGCCTGGTTCTTCGACCAGCTCGCCTCCCTGCTGTCGCACGTCATCGACGGCCTGCTCTTCGTGCTGCAGGAGCCTCCCCCGCTGATCGTCATCGCCGCCATCGCCGCCATCGCCTTCTGGCTACGCCGGTCGATCGCGGTCACCCTCTTTACCTGCCTTGGCCTGCTGCTCATCATGAATCAGGGCTACTGGAAGGAAACGACGGAGACGCTC from Rhizobium lentis carries:
- a CDS encoding choline ABC transporter substrate-binding protein, with amino-acid sequence MKTISTFKLVTATAVAALSVATAAFAADPDSCSTVRFSDVGWTDITATTATASVVLKSIGYETDVKVLSVPVTYTSLKNKDIDVFLGNWMPTQEKDVRPYIDDKSVESFGPNLVGAKYTLATNAKGAELGIKDFKDIAAHKDELDGKIYGIEPGNDGNRLVMDLIEKNTFGMKDMEVVESSEQGMLAQVARAEKAGKPVVFLGWEPHPMNTNFKLTYLTGGDDVFGPDFGGAKVYTNVRAGYLGECPNVGAMLKNLTFSLDMENQIMGKILNDGKEPEAAATEWLKANPSALEPWLAGVKTRDGKGDALAAAKTSLGL
- a CDS encoding thymidine kinase, whose protein sequence is MAKLYFNYSTMNAGKSTMLLQASYNYQERGMRTVQLIAAFDERAGRGVIGSRIGLEASAIPFEPDEDLFRLITALNADGASISCVFVDEAHFMTPLHVWQLARIVDRLGIPVMVYGLRTDFQGKLFPASQELLAIADEMREVRTICHCGRKATMVVRLDAGGKVLHEGAQIDVGGNEKYVSLCRRHWDDEMNGAWIAEPV